Proteins from a genomic interval of candidate division KSB1 bacterium:
- the ruvC gene encoding crossover junction endodeoxyribonuclease RuvC: MIILGIDPGLAATGYGIVERVNETIRCIDYGTVVSSPTEALEFRLKTIYDGINGLIDKYKPSHAAFEDVFYGPNIQSALKLGQARGAAMIAAVNARLSVAVYSPKEVKQALTGYGAASKEQVQRMVAELLHLSLNDMPTDASDALAVAFCHAQRLR, from the coding sequence ATGATTATTTTGGGAATTGATCCCGGACTGGCGGCTACCGGCTACGGCATTGTTGAGCGGGTGAACGAAACCATACGATGCATCGATTACGGGACGGTTGTTTCGTCGCCCACCGAAGCTTTGGAATTTAGACTTAAAACCATATACGACGGCATTAACGGGCTCATCGATAAATACAAGCCCTCCCACGCCGCCTTTGAAGATGTTTTCTACGGACCCAATATCCAATCGGCTTTAAAGCTGGGCCAGGCGCGCGGCGCCGCTATGATTGCCGCCGTCAACGCTCGTCTTTCGGTGGCCGTATATTCGCCCAAAGAAGTCAAACAGGCTTTGACCGGTTACGGAGCGGCTTCGAAGGAACAAGTCCAGAGAATGGTGGCGGAACTCCTTCATTTGTCGCTGAACGATATGCCGACCGACGCCTCCGACGCCTTGGCGGTGGCGTTTTGCCACGCGCAGCGTCTGCGTTGA
- a CDS encoding YebC/PmpR family DNA-binding transcriptional regulator, with product GVITISADAVTEDDLMVAALDAGADDIQKDDGTFRVLTSPTALETVKAALEKAGIAIESAEVTMEPTTTVHLEGKQAEQVLKLMDVLEEHDDVQNVFSNFDIDEKTMEAMNA from the coding sequence CGGAGTCATTACCATCTCGGCCGATGCGGTTACGGAAGATGATCTCATGGTGGCCGCCCTCGATGCAGGCGCCGACGACATCCAAAAAGATGACGGAACCTTCCGCGTTCTCACATCGCCGACCGCGTTGGAAACGGTTAAAGCGGCGCTGGAAAAAGCAGGCATCGCCATAGAGTCGGCCGAAGTCACCATGGAACCGACCACCACGGTTCACTTGGAAGGAAAGCAGGCCGAACAGGTGCTCAAGCTTATGGACGTGCTCGAGGAGCATGACGATGTCCAAAACGTCTTTTCCAATTTCGACATCGACGAAAAGACGATGGAAGCTATGAACGCGTGA
- a CDS encoding Holliday junction branch migration protein RuvA, which yields MIAFLRGVLIDKQPTHTIIESGGIGYELQIPISTFEQLPAKGEPVQLLTHLYVREDLLALYGFFTLEERDLFRDLLSVSGIGPRLALTMLSNSSVEQIYKWIADGDEAASKG from the coding sequence ATGATTGCCTTTTTGCGCGGCGTTTTGATAGATAAACAACCGACTCATACAATCATCGAATCCGGCGGCATCGGTTACGAGCTGCAGATACCGATTTCCACATTTGAACAGCTGCCGGCCAAGGGCGAACCGGTGCAGCTTCTCACCCATCTTTACGTGCGTGAAGACCTGCTGGCCCTTTATGGATTTTTTACCCTGGAAGAACGCGACCTGTTTCGAGATCTCCTGAGCGTCAGCGGCATTGGACCGCGGCTGGCATTGACAATGCTCAGCAATTCTTCCGTCGAACAGATCTATAAATGGATTGCCGACGGCGACGAAGCCGCATCAAAGGGGTAG